A DNA window from Staphylococcus warneri contains the following coding sequences:
- a CDS encoding ABC transporter permease, whose translation MLMSYFTIEFKVLLRKRLYLIMSICLPLFFYLLFTSILDLPKSERIIFYKEYMYSMVVFSCMNFCLISFPVDMIEERTNGWFKHLMTTPLNITSYYLVKVSKTTFQFLLAIVLIFVVAHFYNNVNMEMIQWIKSAVILWIGASLLLTLGLIIAQFNDTQKASSIANLIGIGLAILGGLWFPTNTFPDWLQTISKLTPTYHLKQLAYRLSKGDGIDFTSFGIIFFYSVIFLMIALLINKQKAVD comes from the coding sequence ATGCTAATGTCTTATTTTACAATCGAATTTAAAGTCCTACTTAGAAAAAGATTATATTTAATCATGTCCATATGTTTACCACTATTTTTTTATCTTTTATTCACTTCTATATTAGATTTGCCTAAGTCTGAAAGAATAATATTTTATAAGGAATATATGTATAGTATGGTAGTATTTAGTTGTATGAACTTTTGTTTGATTTCATTTCCTGTTGATATGATTGAAGAAAGAACAAATGGGTGGTTTAAGCATCTTATGACCACACCTCTTAATATAACGTCATATTATTTGGTAAAAGTTAGTAAGACTACTTTTCAGTTTTTATTAGCTATTGTATTAATATTTGTAGTAGCACACTTTTATAATAACGTAAATATGGAAATGATACAGTGGATAAAATCTGCAGTTATATTATGGATAGGTGCTAGTTTGTTGTTAACATTAGGTTTAATTATTGCTCAATTTAACGATACTCAAAAAGCAAGCAGTATTGCTAACTTAATAGGTATAGGATTAGCGATTTTAGGAGGTTTATGGTTCCCAACTAACACATTCCCTGATTGGTTGCAAACTATTTCTAAATTAACACCTACTTATCATCTTAAACAATTGGCTTATCGTTTAAGTAAAGGTGATGGTATAGATTTTACTTCTTTTGGAATAATATTTTTTTATAGCGTGATATTTTTAATGATCGCATTATTGATTAATAAACAGAAAGCAGTGGATTAA